One segment of Clostridium botulinum DNA contains the following:
- a CDS encoding sodium-dependent transporter has product MAKRENFKSRTGFILSCIGAAVGLGNIWMFPYRLGQNGGAAFLIPYFIFVLLLGSTGLITEFAFGRKFKGGSATGIITTFAEKNKKGGKLVALIPVIGLAGVFMFYNIVVGWIMKYFSMSITGELFSVDVHSFFEGFSGTSQTIVWNFIAIALTLVIVYAGVTKGIEKINTIIMPALFVIFILLAIRSLTLPGAMEGVKYLLNPKWEFLLKPNTWIMALGQAFFTVSLNGCGMVVYGSYMKDDFDIPRSALSTAILDTIAALLASFVIMPSVFAFNLDPMAGPPLLFITMPTIFKAMPGGRLIAIVFFLSLIFAAVSSSINMLEGPVEALISQTKLNRKKASIIIAIIGFILSIPLNLSMASFDNFTNFITIIVSPLAALIVFLVFYYVGDYKKALIEINKGASRKLGINFICLAKYVFVIVTVVVIVLGIIYGGIG; this is encoded by the coding sequence ATGGCTAAGAGAGAAAATTTTAAGAGTAGGACTGGTTTTATACTTTCATGTATAGGGGCAGCAGTAGGACTAGGAAACATATGGATGTTTCCATATCGATTAGGTCAAAATGGAGGCGCAGCTTTTTTAATTCCATACTTTATTTTTGTATTGTTATTAGGTTCAACAGGATTAATAACAGAGTTTGCATTTGGAAGAAAATTTAAAGGTGGTTCAGCAACGGGAATTATAACAACATTTGCTGAAAAAAATAAAAAAGGTGGAAAGCTAGTAGCGCTAATACCTGTAATAGGATTAGCAGGTGTATTTATGTTTTACAACATAGTTGTAGGATGGATAATGAAATATTTTTCAATGAGTATTACAGGAGAATTATTTTCGGTAGATGTTCATAGTTTTTTTGAAGGATTTTCAGGAACAAGTCAAACAATAGTTTGGAACTTTATAGCTATAGCATTAACATTAGTTATAGTTTATGCAGGAGTAACAAAAGGTATAGAAAAAATAAATACAATAATTATGCCAGCATTATTTGTAATATTTATTTTGCTTGCAATTAGATCACTTACACTTCCAGGAGCAATGGAAGGTGTTAAATATTTATTAAATCCTAAGTGGGAATTTTTACTTAAGCCTAACACTTGGATAATGGCTTTAGGACAAGCGTTCTTTACAGTATCATTAAATGGTTGTGGGATGGTTGTATATGGTAGTTATATGAAAGATGATTTCGATATACCAAGGTCTGCTTTAAGTACAGCAATATTAGATACAATAGCAGCATTACTTGCTTCATTTGTTATAATGCCATCTGTATTTGCATTTAATTTAGATCCAATGGCAGGTCCACCATTATTATTTATAACAATGCCAACAATATTTAAAGCTATGCCTGGTGGAAGACTAATAGCTATAGTATTCTTCTTAAGCTTAATATTTGCAGCTGTATCATCATCTATTAATATGTTGGAAGGTCCAGTTGAAGCATTAATTTCACAAACGAAGCTTAATAGAAAAAAGGCATCAATTATAATAGCTATAATAGGGTTTATATTATCAATACCTTTAAATTTAAGTATGGCTAGTTTTGATAATTTCACTAATTTTATCACAATAATAGTATCACCACTAGCAGCCTTAATAGTATTTTTAGTATTTTACTATGTAGGAGATTATAAAAAGGCACTTATAGAGATAAACAAGGGCGCTAGTAGAAAACTTGGAATTAACTTTATATGCTTAGCTAAATATGTATTTGTAATTGTAACTGTAGTAGTTATAGTACTTGGAATTATATATGGCGGGATTGGTTAA